From Marinobacter alexandrii, one genomic window encodes:
- a CDS encoding nuclear transport factor 2 family protein, producing MKTIKTILISSILLIGWNANAQSGKSEKEQITETLMHYIEGTANGEPDRLRKAFHADFNLYTVTSDKTLRIRSGEKYISAVREGQKVNRVGRIISIDYEKDAAMAKAEIIFPDKRIFTDYFLLLKYEGSWKIVHKSYTWRK from the coding sequence ATGAAAACGATTAAAACAATACTCATATCCTCTATCCTATTGATTGGATGGAATGCCAACGCTCAAAGTGGTAAATCAGAAAAAGAGCAAATCACAGAAACATTAATGCACTATATCGAGGGCACTGCCAATGGCGAACCTGATCGTCTTAGGAAAGCCTTCCATGCAGATTTCAATTTATATACAGTGACTTCAGATAAAACCTTGCGAATACGCTCTGGTGAAAAATATATCTCAGCTGTAAGAGAAGGTCAAAAGGTGAATCGTGTAGGAAGGATTATCTCGATTGATTATGAAAAGGATGCAGCCATGGCAAAAGCAGAAATCATTTTTCCAGACAAGAGAATTTTCACAGATTATTTCTTGCTTTTAAAGTATGAAGGTTCCTGGAAGATCGTTCACAAGAGCTATACCTGGAGAAAGTAA